One segment of Marvinbryantia formatexigens DSM 14469 DNA contains the following:
- a CDS encoding response regulator transcription factor yields MLKVVIADDEERICRLIEALADWRALSMEVVGTAHNGLEACEMVEKTCPDILITDIRMPGCSGLELIEKVKKSAEQLEIIIISGYAHFEYAQQAIKFGVGDYLLKPISKAELTATLEKLRDRILQRQASEQDRQELKRKAELDVRRLREELLEALFLQKDTELSAQTLQEIYGMQVQPGLFQAFCLKLDCGLQEPGEGQTAVLLGKAREILERVLKEKCAGFLLGVRGFWCLGILNYEKARQEEIRRALKDCLSQIEMQKSLFGSASFSMSLGRAVRQPEQLAASMKEAAELMQERIVKGTGRVLEHMGGPSALKSSNVMERYLREITQAVELLSVERADAAAELLKAEVRGTKDVRGCEIAELVSSACDIFSAHVQMQERSQKMEKFRQRCGQCRNMEELFACLQDFQRQEIEAMLRKRENDTVRPIRIAKEYIQNHYSEPITLEEVSSAVGLSTAYFSTLFKKTEGGGFAKYLIQVRMEQAKSLLRETNTPVAEICRQVGYNDIKHFTHTFEKMVGVKPATYRKLYG; encoded by the coding sequence ATGTTAAAGGTAGTAATTGCAGATGATGAGGAGCGGATATGCCGTCTGATTGAGGCGCTTGCCGACTGGCGGGCGCTGTCTATGGAGGTCGTCGGCACGGCGCACAATGGTCTGGAAGCCTGTGAAATGGTAGAGAAGACCTGCCCGGACATTCTCATTACCGACATCCGTATGCCGGGGTGCAGCGGTCTGGAGCTTATCGAAAAGGTAAAAAAGAGCGCAGAGCAGCTGGAAATCATCATTATCAGCGGCTATGCGCATTTTGAATATGCGCAGCAGGCGATAAAATTCGGCGTGGGCGATTATCTGCTGAAACCGATAAGCAAAGCGGAGCTGACGGCGACGCTGGAAAAGCTGCGGGACCGTATACTGCAGCGGCAGGCGTCCGAGCAGGACCGGCAGGAGCTGAAGCGCAAGGCGGAGCTGGATGTGCGCCGCCTGCGGGAGGAGCTGCTGGAGGCATTGTTTTTGCAGAAGGACACGGAGCTTTCCGCGCAGACGCTGCAGGAAATCTATGGAATGCAGGTACAGCCCGGACTTTTCCAGGCGTTCTGCCTGAAGCTGGACTGCGGGCTGCAGGAGCCGGGAGAGGGACAGACGGCGGTGCTGCTTGGAAAGGCGCGCGAGATACTGGAGCGGGTGCTGAAGGAAAAATGCGCGGGCTTCCTGCTGGGCGTGCGCGGTTTCTGGTGTCTGGGCATCCTGAATTATGAAAAGGCGCGCCAGGAGGAGATACGGCGTGCGCTGAAGGACTGTCTCAGTCAGATTGAAATGCAGAAAAGCCTGTTCGGCTCCGCTTCCTTTTCCATGTCGCTGGGCAGAGCTGTCCGGCAGCCGGAACAGCTTGCAGCTTCAATGAAGGAGGCTGCAGAGCTGATGCAGGAGCGAATCGTCAAGGGCACCGGCAGAGTGCTGGAGCACATGGGCGGACCGTCCGCGCTGAAGAGCAGCAATGTGATGGAGCGCTATCTGCGGGAGATCACGCAGGCGGTGGAGCTGCTGAGTGTGGAGCGGGCGGACGCGGCGGCAGAGCTTTTGAAGGCGGAGGTCCGCGGGACGAAGGATGTGCGCGGCTGCGAGATCGCGGAGCTGGTATCCTCCGCCTGCGATATTTTTTCCGCGCATGTGCAGATGCAGGAGCGCTCGCAGAAAATGGAAAAATTCCGTCAGCGCTGCGGACAGTGCCGGAATATGGAGGAGCTGTTTGCCTGTCTGCAGGATTTCCAGCGGCAGGAAATCGAAGCGATGCTCAGAAAGCGGGAAAATGACACCGTCCGTCCCATCCGCATTGCCAAAGAATATATCCAGAACCATTACAGCGAGCCGATTACGCTGGAAGAGGTGAGCAGTGCGGTGGGCTTAAGCACCGCTTATTTCAGCACGCTCTTTAAAAAGACAGAGGGCGGCGGCTTTGCAAAATATCTGATACAGGTGCGGATGGAGCAGGCAAAGAGCCTTCTGCGCGAGACAAATACGCCGGTGGCGGAAATCTGCCGGCAGGTGGGCTACAATGATATCAAGCATTTCACGCACACCTTTGAGAAAATGGTCGGCGTGAAGCCGGCAACCTACCGGAAGCTTTACGGATAG
- a CDS encoding phosphatase PAP2 family protein: MTWEFSFLDALQKLHTPLLDDFFTTVTWFGRDFWIMLGIFLLFFRRTRKCGICMLAGLIVGALITNVTIKPLVARERPCWINDTVQLLVSTPRDYSFPSGHSQASFVSAMAIYQNHKKWGIAAFIFAALISFSRLYLYVHFPTDVAAGILIGLIVGYFTSRLVKSQIQKHPAAQKYLE, encoded by the coding sequence ATGACCTGGGAATTTTCTTTTCTGGATGCGCTTCAGAAGCTGCACACGCCGCTTCTGGATGATTTTTTTACAACAGTTACCTGGTTTGGCAGGGATTTCTGGATTATGCTCGGCATTTTCCTTTTGTTCTTCCGCAGAACGCGCAAATGCGGCATCTGTATGCTCGCCGGACTGATCGTGGGGGCGCTGATCACCAATGTGACGATTAAGCCGCTGGTGGCGCGGGAGCGTCCGTGCTGGATTAACGACACTGTGCAGCTTCTTGTCTCGACCCCGCGCGACTATTCATTCCCGTCCGGGCACTCGCAGGCTTCCTTTGTGTCCGCGATGGCGATATACCAGAACCATAAAAAATGGGGAATCGCGGCGTTTATTTTTGCCGCCCTTATCTCTTTTTCCAGACTGTATCTGTACGTACATTTTCCCACCGATGTGGCGGCGGGCATTCTGATTGGACTGATAGTCGGCTATTTCACCAGCAGACTTGTAAAGAGCCAGATACAGAAGCATCCGGCGGCGCAGAAATATCTGGAGTAG
- a CDS encoding sugar ABC transporter ATP-binding protein: protein MNEVIVSMKNITKTFPGVKALDSVNFELRSGEVMALLGENGAGKSTLMKILSGVYTRDGGTMEIFGKEYGDLTPKQAQQAGVAIIHQELNMCRHLSVTENMFLGRELRGKFSLDNAKMEEEAKRILDDLKINIDPRQTVGDLPVSKQQMVEIAKALSVNAKILIMDEPTSALTAREIEDLFRIIRKLKAEGHGIVYISHRLEELAHIVDRVTIMRDGQYITSGNFADMTMDQIIANMVGREIKEKFPRVECKKGKKVFEVKNLNAGKMVRDINFSVYEGEIVGFAGLMGAGRTETTRAIFGVDSKESGEIYVDGKQVKINCPMDAIKNGVVLAPEDRKKDGLCTKLSIRQNLSLPNLDWVCNKLGIISSSKEEALCEKAVQDLKIKTPNVEIDSGNLSGGNQQKVVVGKWLARDSRVVIFDEPTRGIDVGAKVEIYNLMNQLKKQGIAVMFVSSEMPEVMGIADRIIVMCDGRITGEVMAKETTQNEILTMATTFENKKIGSN from the coding sequence ATGAATGAAGTCATTGTCTCCATGAAAAATATTACCAAGACATTTCCGGGGGTGAAGGCGCTCGATTCGGTGAATTTTGAGCTGCGCTCCGGCGAGGTCATGGCGCTTCTTGGAGAAAATGGCGCGGGAAAATCCACTCTGATGAAGATTTTAAGCGGTGTCTATACGAGAGACGGCGGCACGATGGAAATCTTCGGGAAGGAGTATGGAGACCTGACGCCAAAGCAGGCGCAGCAGGCGGGCGTGGCAATTATTCACCAGGAGCTGAATATGTGCCGTCACCTGTCCGTTACGGAGAACATGTTTCTTGGACGGGAGCTGCGGGGAAAGTTCTCGCTGGATAATGCAAAAATGGAAGAGGAAGCGAAACGGATTCTCGACGATTTAAAAATCAACATCGACCCGCGGCAGACGGTCGGCGACCTGCCGGTATCCAAGCAGCAGATGGTCGAGATCGCCAAAGCGCTTTCCGTAAATGCCAAAATACTGATTATGGACGAGCCGACCTCCGCGCTGACGGCAAGAGAGATAGAAGATCTGTTCCGCATCATCCGCAAGCTGAAAGCGGAGGGACACGGAATCGTATACATATCGCACCGCCTGGAGGAACTGGCGCACATCGTGGACCGTGTGACGATTATGCGCGACGGGCAGTATATTACGAGCGGAAACTTTGCCGACATGACGATGGACCAGATTATCGCGAACATGGTCGGACGCGAGATAAAAGAAAAATTCCCGCGTGTGGAGTGCAAGAAGGGAAAGAAAGTATTCGAGGTCAAAAACCTCAATGCCGGAAAGATGGTCCGGGACATTAACTTCTCCGTCTATGAGGGGGAAATCGTCGGCTTTGCCGGGCTGATGGGCGCAGGCAGAACCGAGACGACGCGCGCCATCTTCGGGGTAGACTCCAAAGAGAGCGGTGAGATTTACGTGGACGGCAAACAGGTAAAAATCAACTGTCCGATGGACGCGATTAAAAACGGCGTGGTGCTGGCGCCGGAGGACCGCAAAAAAGACGGGCTCTGCACAAAGCTCAGCATCCGTCAGAATCTGTCGCTCCCGAATCTGGACTGGGTATGCAATAAGCTCGGCATTATCAGCAGCAGCAAGGAAGAAGCGCTCTGTGAAAAAGCCGTGCAGGACCTGAAGATCAAGACGCCGAATGTGGAAATCGATTCCGGAAATCTCTCCGGCGGAAACCAGCAGAAGGTGGTAGTCGGGAAATGGCTTGCGCGGGATTCCAGGGTGGTCATCTTTGACGAGCCGACCAGAGGCATCGACGTCGGCGCGAAGGTCGAGATTTACAATCTGATGAACCAGCTCAAAAAACAGGGCATCGCCGTTATGTTTGTATCCTCGGAAATGCCGGAAGTCATGGGAATCGCCGACCGCATCATCGTCATGTGCGACGGCAGGATCACCGGCGAGGTGATGGCGAAGGAGACGACGCAGAACGAAATTCTGACGATGGCAACGACCTTTGAAAATAAGAAAATCGGCAGTAATTGA
- a CDS encoding aldo/keto reductase, with the protein MNYRELGKTGLRVSEIGMGCEGFGEDGCRNTGRFFDIAEENGVNYFDLYTSNPEVRASVGRALQGRREKFIIQSHVCSVWKNGQYKRTRNLAEVKAGFEEMLSQLQTDYIDIGMIHYVDAMDDWKRVVDGGVLQYVTELKKEGRIRHIGMSSHNPQVALEAVKSGLIEVLMFSVNPCYDLQPASEDVEELWAEKNYEAPLVNMDAQRQELYETCQRLGVGITVMKAFGGGDLLDEKLSPAGKALTVYQCLHYALTRPAVATVLAGAHTEEQLRQSIAYETASEEEKDYAPAFASFPNISWKGHCMYCSHCAPCPKQIDVASVTKFLNLARAQKEVPETVREHYALLPHHAGECIQCGACESRCPFEVSIMENMSAAKELFGQ; encoded by the coding sequence ATGAATTATCGGGAACTTGGAAAAACCGGTCTGCGGGTGAGCGAGATTGGTATGGGATGCGAGGGCTTCGGGGAGGACGGCTGCCGCAATACCGGGCGCTTCTTTGATATCGCAGAGGAGAACGGCGTGAATTATTTCGATCTTTACACGTCGAATCCGGAGGTCCGCGCAAGCGTCGGCAGGGCGCTGCAGGGCAGAAGAGAAAAGTTTATTATTCAGTCGCATGTCTGTTCTGTATGGAAAAACGGACAGTATAAGCGGACGAGGAATCTGGCGGAGGTGAAGGCGGGATTTGAAGAAATGCTTTCACAGCTGCAGACGGATTACATAGATATCGGTATGATTCATTATGTGGATGCGATGGATGACTGGAAGCGGGTCGTGGACGGCGGTGTTCTGCAATATGTGACAGAACTGAAAAAGGAAGGGCGCATCCGTCACATCGGCATGAGCAGCCACAATCCGCAGGTAGCGCTGGAAGCAGTAAAAAGCGGTCTGATAGAGGTGCTGATGTTCAGCGTGAATCCATGCTACGATCTGCAGCCCGCAAGCGAGGATGTGGAGGAGCTGTGGGCGGAGAAAAATTATGAGGCGCCGCTGGTAAATATGGACGCGCAGCGCCAGGAATTATATGAGACATGTCAGCGGCTCGGCGTCGGCATCACTGTGATGAAAGCGTTCGGCGGCGGGGATTTACTGGATGAGAAGCTCTCTCCGGCGGGCAAAGCTCTGACGGTGTATCAGTGCCTGCACTATGCGCTCACCCGTCCGGCGGTTGCGACTGTGCTGGCGGGGGCGCACACAGAAGAGCAGTTGAGACAGAGCATTGCCTACGAAACGGCTTCAGAGGAAGAGAAGGATTACGCGCCTGCGTTTGCCTCTTTTCCGAACATAAGCTGGAAGGGGCACTGCATGTACTGCAGTCACTGCGCGCCATGTCCGAAGCAGATTGACGTGGCTTCTGTCACGAAGTTTTTAAATCTTGCGAGGGCGCAGAAAGAGGTTCCGGAGACGGTGAGAGAACATTATGCGCTGCTGCCGCACCATGCAGGAGAGTGCATTCAGTGCGGCGCCTGCGAGAGCCGCTGCCCGTTTGAGGTTTCCATCATGGAAAACATGAGCGCGGCAAAAGAACTGTTCGGACAGTGA
- a CDS encoding ABC transporter substrate-binding protein: MKRRMLAALTASMLAVTALGMGASAEGEKIALITMDSIDQHWITMNEGAQKAAEELGVTVDFMSPNTKDDSQQIECVNNAVAGGYQAILVAANGPDAISSALTEAAGAGVKIVYVDSPANVEAEATFSTDNKAAGQTAGEEMLKALEEKGVTSGKIGIINVNAATDSCVNREEGFRAAFEGTEFELMETQYGEGDAAKSQSIAENYITQGVVGIFGCNEGSTTGAGNAIKASGNTDIVGVGFDKSDAILNLIQDGYLLATMAQNPDVMGYEGVKAAVAAIGGESLGGEVTDTGVSVLTAETIETGDAAEETTEAATE; the protein is encoded by the coding sequence ATGAAGAGAAGAATGTTGGCGGCACTTACTGCATCAATGCTGGCTGTTACGGCGCTTGGAATGGGCGCTTCCGCAGAGGGAGAGAAAATTGCACTGATTACGATGGATTCCATCGACCAGCACTGGATCACCATGAACGAGGGCGCGCAGAAAGCGGCAGAAGAACTCGGCGTAACGGTTGATTTCATGTCCCCGAATACCAAGGATGATTCCCAGCAGATTGAGTGCGTAAACAACGCGGTTGCAGGCGGCTACCAGGCAATCCTCGTGGCGGCAAACGGTCCGGATGCGATTTCTTCCGCACTCACAGAGGCGGCGGGCGCAGGCGTTAAGATTGTTTATGTTGACTCTCCGGCAAACGTAGAGGCAGAGGCGACCTTCTCCACCGACAACAAGGCGGCAGGTCAGACGGCAGGCGAGGAAATGCTCAAAGCCCTGGAGGAAAAGGGTGTTACCTCCGGCAAGATCGGTATCATCAATGTAAATGCGGCGACGGATTCCTGCGTAAACCGTGAGGAAGGTTTCCGCGCAGCATTTGAAGGCACAGAGTTCGAGCTGATGGAAACACAGTACGGCGAAGGCGACGCGGCGAAATCCCAGAGCATCGCTGAGAACTATATCACACAGGGCGTTGTTGGCATCTTCGGATGCAACGAAGGTTCCACGACCGGCGCAGGCAACGCAATCAAGGCTTCCGGCAATACCGATATCGTTGGCGTAGGCTTCGATAAATCCGACGCTATCCTGAATCTTATCCAGGACGGCTATCTGCTGGCTACAATGGCGCAGAACCCGGATGTAATGGGTTACGAAGGCGTTAAAGCGGCAGTTGCGGCAATCGGCGGCGAATCTCTCGGCGGCGAGGTTACAGACACGGGCGTATCCGTTCTGACAGCAGAGACCATAGAGACGGGCGATGCAGCGGAAGAGACCACAGAGGCAGCAACAGAGTAA
- a CDS encoding type III toxin-antitoxin system ToxN/AbiQ family toxin: MKQNRLNLYLIDMKYIRDLSKADNHVMSVSPQISKEKRPFVGIIIICGTEQYCVPLSSPKPKHASMKNDVDFMKIYDGDKLIGVLNFNNMIPVQERFIRPLNIKPFPYDDAGALHYKKLAAKQLSWCQKNQEAIIRRANRLYEMIISGKANGLLKRRCCDFLKLEMILKKKS; this comes from the coding sequence ATGAAGCAAAACCGTTTGAATTTGTATTTAATTGATATGAAGTATATTAGGGATTTATCAAAAGCGGATAATCACGTTATGTCTGTATCTCCACAGATATCAAAAGAAAAACGACCGTTTGTAGGTATTATAATAATTTGTGGAACAGAACAATACTGTGTACCTCTCAGCTCCCCGAAACCGAAACATGCTTCGATGAAAAATGATGTTGATTTTATGAAAATCTATGATGGAGATAAATTAATCGGGGTATTGAATTTTAATAATATGATTCCGGTTCAGGAGCGTTTTATCAGACCTTTAAACATTAAACCGTTTCCCTATGATGATGCGGGTGCGCTTCATTATAAGAAACTGGCTGCGAAACAGCTTTCCTGGTGTCAGAAAAATCAAGAGGCAATTATTCGCAGGGCAAACAGACTTTACGAAATGATTATTTCCGGTAAAGCAAATGGTCTGTTGAAACGAAGATGCTGCGATTTTTTGAAATTAGAAATGATTTTAAAAAAGAAAAGTTAG
- a CDS encoding ABC transporter permease has translation MNNKNQSPLKKLLGIRGMGAALTAFAGLIIIYIAFGLINPAVFSGQNILNLLRSMSKYLLIGIAQSYILITGNIDLSIGSMVGMSAMISATLMTHGVHPLFAILVALLACLATGVVNGYLVGKFKLPPFIATLGTMFVTRGVAYMVNSNRNTDAIATGIGKEAADKFQNFFYYGKTLGVYNTFWIAILVFILFFFILSKTRTGRHIYAIGSNIDAAKLSGVNVVGTTTKAYLVSSVCSCLVGLILCAQAGMGNMEAGNMYEMYGVAAGVIGGVSPLGGTGILLGTLAGAAVWQTLENGLNMIGAQVGIQRLVIGIIVVGAVLLDVVVRSGQFGKKKKG, from the coding sequence ATGAATAACAAAAATCAAAGCCCGCTGAAAAAGCTTCTGGGCATCCGGGGCATGGGCGCCGCGCTGACAGCGTTCGCCGGTCTGATTATTATTTACATAGCATTTGGTCTGATAAATCCGGCGGTGTTTTCCGGGCAGAACATTTTAAACCTGCTCCGCTCCATGTCGAAATATCTGCTGATAGGTATCGCGCAGAGTTACATTCTGATTACCGGAAACATTGACCTTTCCATCGGTTCGATGGTCGGCATGAGCGCCATGATTTCCGCGACTCTGATGACGCACGGGGTACATCCGCTTTTTGCCATTCTGGTGGCTCTGCTGGCGTGTCTGGCAACCGGCGTTGTCAACGGCTATCTGGTAGGAAAGTTTAAGCTGCCGCCGTTTATCGCCACACTGGGAACCATGTTTGTTACCAGAGGCGTTGCCTACATGGTAAACAGCAACCGCAATACTGACGCAATCGCGACCGGCATCGGCAAGGAAGCGGCGGACAAATTCCAGAATTTCTTTTACTACGGAAAGACACTGGGCGTATACAATACCTTCTGGATTGCCATCCTGGTATTTATCCTGTTCTTCTTTATTCTTTCAAAGACAAGAACCGGACGCCATATTTACGCGATCGGTTCCAATATCGATGCGGCAAAGCTCTCCGGCGTAAACGTGGTGGGAACGACCACCAAGGCGTATCTGGTAAGCTCCGTGTGCTCCTGTCTGGTGGGATTGATTCTCTGCGCACAGGCGGGCATGGGAAATATGGAAGCGGGCAACATGTATGAAATGTACGGCGTTGCGGCAGGCGTTATCGGCGGCGTATCACCGCTGGGCGGCACCGGAATCCTGCTCGGAACTCTGGCGGGCGCGGCTGTATGGCAGACACTGGAAAACGGACTGAACATGATTGGCGCACAGGTCGGCATCCAGCGGCTTGTAATCGGTATCATCGTAGTCGGCGCGGTGCTTCTGGATGTTGTTGTCAGAAGCGGGCAGTTCGGCAAAAAGAAAAAAGGCTGA
- a CDS encoding mechanosensitive ion channel family protein has translation MNTFFNNLSGQAVDIVCRILFALVVFFVGRLLVQKLIKMFARGAFLSRMDGAVKSFIQSFVHFGLYFLLAVIIVNILGVPMSSISALIASAGVAVGLAMQGGLSNLAGGIMLIIFKPFKLGDYIETCGITGTAKEINLFYTIIVTPDNKRITVPNGNLMNATIIDYSAENLRRAEVVFTCARGESPAEVQEIMLKAMNRIEKILPSPEPPFARMTGSTGDALEFTVRAWCANADYLDVLYDLNQYITEDMQKAGIQSPAVRIAGDAGNQYREVKA, from the coding sequence ATGAATACATTTTTCAATAATCTGTCCGGGCAGGCGGTCGATATTGTCTGCCGCATTTTATTTGCGCTGGTCGTGTTTTTTGTCGGCAGACTGCTGGTGCAGAAGCTCATAAAAATGTTCGCCAGGGGCGCGTTTCTCTCCCGCATGGACGGCGCAGTGAAAAGCTTTATCCAGAGCTTTGTGCATTTCGGACTTTATTTTCTGCTCGCCGTCATCATCGTCAACATTCTCGGTGTGCCGATGTCCTCTATCTCCGCGCTGATTGCCTCCGCCGGAGTGGCTGTCGGTCTCGCCATGCAGGGCGGTCTTTCAAACCTGGCAGGCGGCATTATGCTGATTATTTTCAAGCCGTTTAAACTGGGGGATTATATCGAAACCTGCGGCATTACCGGGACCGCCAAAGAAATCAACCTGTTCTACACTATTATCGTGACGCCGGACAACAAACGTATCACGGTGCCGAACGGAAATCTGATGAACGCTACCATTATTGATTATTCTGCGGAAAATCTGCGGCGCGCAGAGGTGGTCTTTACCTGTGCAAGAGGGGAAAGCCCTGCCGAAGTGCAGGAGATTATGCTAAAAGCCATGAATAGAATCGAAAAAATCCTGCCGTCGCCGGAGCCTCCATTTGCCCGGATGACCGGCAGCACCGGCGATGCACTGGAATTTACCGTGCGCGCATGGTGCGCCAACGCTGACTACCTGGATGTCCTCTATGATTTAAACCAGTATATCACAGAAGATATGCAGAAAGCCGGTATCCAGTCGCCCGCCGTGCGTATCGCCGGGGACGCCGGAAACCAGTACCGGGAAGTAAAAGCGTGA
- a CDS encoding IbrB-like domain-containing protein: MERKSPVYHVIAVPVEKIKPNTYNPNKVAPPEMKLLYESVKADGYTMPIVCYYNKTTDTYIIVDGFHRYRIMLEYPDIYEREKGMLPVSVIDKPLDQRMASTIRHNRARGSHDVDLMSNIVKELHDLGRSDAWISKHLGMDRDEILRLKQITGLAALFKDVKFGQAWRPAEDDEGEEEEAEEVLDLE, from the coding sequence ATGGAGCGTAAAAGTCCGGTATATCATGTAATTGCCGTCCCGGTGGAAAAAATCAAACCGAATACCTACAACCCGAATAAAGTGGCTCCTCCGGAAATGAAGCTGCTTTATGAGAGCGTGAAAGCGGACGGCTATACGATGCCGATAGTATGTTATTATAATAAAACAACCGATACCTATATTATTGTGGACGGGTTTCACCGCTACCGCATTATGCTGGAGTATCCGGATATTTATGAGCGGGAAAAGGGGATGCTGCCGGTTTCGGTGATTGATAAGCCGCTCGACCAGCGAATGGCGAGCACCATCCGCCACAACCGTGCGCGCGGAAGCCATGACGTGGATTTGATGAGCAATATCGTAAAGGAGCTGCATGACCTGGGACGTTCGGATGCCTGGATCTCCAAGCATCTGGGCATGGACCGTGATGAAATTCTGCGCCTGAAGCAGATTACGGGTCTGGCGGCGCTGTTTAAGGATGTGAAATTCGGGCAGGCATGGCGTCCGGCGGAGGACGACGAGGGAGAGGAAGAAGAAGCGGAGGAAGTGCTTGACCTGGAGTGA
- a CDS encoding phosphoadenosine phosphosulfate reductase: protein MVREYMEHNVYEEFQERLRLIFEEFDNIYVSFSGGKDSGLLLNMTLDFQRKYYPEKKIGVFHQDFEAQYTVTSEYVEKTFERIKDEVEPYWVCLPMATRTALSSYEMYWYPWDDTKKNLWVRPMPQKEYVINLDNNPMTTYRYRMHQEDLAKQFGRWYRLSHSNKKTVCLLGMRADESLQRYSGFLNKKYGYKGQCWISQTFKDVWCASPLYDWSSEDIWHANYLFNYEYNHLYDLYYMAGLKVSQMRVASPFNDYSKDSLNLYRVIDPEIWTKLVGRVRGANFASIYGRTKAMGYRNITLPKGHTWRSYTLFLLDTLPARLRNNYVKKFNTSIQFWHKTGGGMDEETIQELLDHGYKIRRNGVSNYTLKKKTRVVFVGTIPDDTDDIKSTKDIPSWKRMCYCILKNDHTCRFMGFGMTREQQRRVDMIREKYKSLEDMEDGA from the coding sequence ATGGTACGCGAATACATGGAACATAATGTTTATGAGGAATTCCAGGAGCGCCTGCGTCTGATTTTCGAGGAATTTGATAATATTTATGTGTCATTTTCCGGAGGAAAGGACAGTGGTCTGCTGCTGAACATGACGCTCGATTTTCAAAGGAAATATTATCCGGAAAAGAAAATCGGCGTTTTTCATCAGGATTTTGAGGCACAGTACACGGTAACGTCTGAGTATGTGGAAAAGACCTTTGAGCGCATCAAGGACGAGGTGGAGCCGTACTGGGTATGTCTGCCGATGGCGACGCGCACGGCTCTGAGCAGCTACGAAATGTACTGGTATCCGTGGGATGACACGAAAAAAAATCTCTGGGTGCGCCCGATGCCGCAAAAGGAATATGTGATTAATCTGGATAATAATCCGATGACGACTTACCGCTACCGGATGCACCAGGAGGACCTTGCCAAGCAGTTCGGGCGCTGGTACCGCCTGTCGCACAGCAACAAAAAGACGGTGTGTCTTCTGGGAATGCGGGCGGATGAATCCCTGCAGCGATACAGCGGATTCCTGAATAAAAAGTACGGTTATAAGGGACAGTGCTGGATCAGCCAGACCTTTAAGGATGTCTGGTGCGCATCGCCCCTGTACGACTGGTCCTCAGAGGACATCTGGCATGCAAATTATCTCTTTAATTATGAATACAACCATCTATATGACCTTTATTATATGGCGGGGCTGAAGGTTTCGCAGATGCGTGTGGCATCGCCGTTCAACGACTATTCGAAGGATTCCCTGAATCTGTACCGGGTGATTGACCCGGAAATATGGACAAAGCTGGTCGGCAGGGTGCGCGGGGCGAATTTTGCCAGCATTTATGGCAGGACCAAGGCGATGGGGTACCGCAACATCACGCTGCCCAAAGGGCACACGTGGCGCTCGTACACATTGTTTCTGCTGGATACGCTGCCGGCGAGGCTGCGGAACAATTACGTCAAAAAGTTTAATACGTCTATTCAGTTCTGGCATAAGACGGGCGGCGGAATGGACGAGGAAACTATCCAGGAGCTGCTTGACCACGGATATAAAATCCGCAGGAACGGCGTCTCGAATTATACCCTCAAGAAAAAAACGCGCGTTGTGTTTGTCGGCACAATCCCGGACGATACGGACGATATTAAATCGACCAAGGACATTCCGAGCTGGAAGCGGATGTGCTACTGCATTCTGAAAAACGATCATACCTGTCGTTTTATGGGCTTCGGGATGACGCGCGAGCAGCAGCGGCGGGTGGATATGATCCGCGAAAAATATAAGAGTCTGGAGGATATGGAAGATGGAGCGTAA